A stretch of the Sulfurimonas sp. HSL3-1 genome encodes the following:
- a CDS encoding 2-oxoacid:acceptor oxidoreductase subunit alpha, with protein sequence MTPRELAAYDGRDGRPAYVAYKGKIYDVSESPMWAEGNHQGMHQAGRDLTPMLEGAPHGDEVFERYSVIGTLDAEPELKARADAPPPDANKERRRRWQALYRRYHPHPMTVHFPIALHLFSALMDLLFFAVPTALYAAAVFYTFLAATVMGAVAMVPGLISWRINYGGTWRRPFAVKIVLSVAMLLAGIVAIMLYLEAPGIVYTMSAEGITYHAIVLLTGLGVIVLGYYGGKITWGESMPYPQAKEAPVSTAAAASVPSPQTGAKLPSAGRYEVPFAADPFMPPLQRHMPASSTPPATGQSLSILIGGAAGMGIDTLEKVLSDAFVRSGYYVYSSKEFMSRVRGGSNTTLIRIADTPLEAPCWEVDLFIALDALALTHAAPRLSAQTVVLTDERFSAEAPGAIAVAMQREAQRLGDPRYANTYAAGLVYGMLGLETDALKASVQARFARDEGNVLAAEAGADAGRTLQHPPLPPLPYSHPEGAAVLHLMDGTTACGFGFLAGGCNFVASYPMSPSTGVLNFMAGMSKRFEIAVEQSEDEIASIHLVMGAWYAGARALTTTSGGGFALMGEGISLSGITETPAVVYLAQRPGPATGLPTRSEQGDLNLALHSGHGPFPRIILAPGSLHECVELGHLAFELADRWQLPVIVLSDQYLADTMAMTGDVDFAAFEQRRYIAPASETYNRYADTPSGISPRAVPGGGEGLVCSDGHEHDARGQITEDFRVREAMVAKRARKAEGIVAEVWPPEVRGTGSIAVIGWGSSRGAIAEALARLGDDRTCQVHFAWVHPLNPEQLAFLQTYDYRIVVENNADGAFAEQLALHGVRVDRRILQSNGFAYFADQLAQELAAVIKERA encoded by the coding sequence ATGACACCGCGTGAACTTGCGGCCTACGACGGCCGCGACGGAAGACCCGCCTATGTTGCCTACAAAGGGAAGATCTACGACGTGTCGGAGAGCCCGATGTGGGCGGAGGGGAACCACCAGGGGATGCATCAGGCGGGGCGCGATCTCACGCCCATGCTTGAGGGTGCGCCGCACGGCGATGAGGTGTTTGAACGCTACAGCGTCATTGGCACGCTGGATGCGGAGCCGGAGCTGAAGGCCCGGGCCGATGCACCGCCTCCGGATGCGAACAAGGAGCGCCGCCGCCGTTGGCAGGCGCTCTATCGCCGTTACCACCCCCACCCGATGACCGTCCACTTTCCCATCGCGCTGCACCTCTTTTCAGCGTTGATGGACCTGCTCTTTTTCGCCGTGCCGACGGCACTCTATGCCGCCGCCGTCTTTTATACTTTCCTGGCAGCGACGGTCATGGGGGCGGTCGCGATGGTACCGGGGCTGATCAGCTGGCGGATCAATTACGGGGGCACGTGGCGCCGTCCCTTTGCCGTCAAGATCGTGCTCTCCGTGGCGATGCTGCTGGCGGGGATCGTCGCGATCATGCTCTATCTCGAAGCCCCGGGCATCGTCTACACGATGTCGGCCGAAGGCATTACCTACCATGCCATCGTTCTTTTGACGGGCCTGGGGGTGATCGTGCTGGGCTATTACGGCGGCAAGATCACCTGGGGCGAGAGCATGCCCTATCCCCAGGCGAAAGAGGCGCCCGTGTCCACTGCCGCGGCGGCATCCGTGCCTTCGCCGCAGACGGGGGCGAAGCTGCCTTCGGCCGGTCGGTATGAGGTCCCTTTCGCCGCCGACCCTTTTATGCCGCCCTTGCAGCGGCATATGCCGGCGTCTTCAACCCCGCCCGCAACGGGGCAGAGCCTCTCCATTTTGATCGGCGGGGCAGCGGGCATGGGGATCGACACCCTGGAAAAGGTGCTCAGCGACGCCTTTGTCCGCAGCGGCTACTACGTCTATTCGAGTAAGGAGTTCATGTCCCGGGTACGCGGGGGGAGCAATACGACGCTTATCCGCATTGCCGATACCCCGCTGGAGGCACCCTGCTGGGAAGTGGACCTCTTCATTGCGCTTGACGCCTTGGCCCTGACCCACGCGGCGCCGCGCCTTAGCGCGCAGACGGTCGTACTGACCGACGAGCGTTTTTCGGCGGAGGCGCCCGGCGCGATTGCCGTTGCGATGCAGCGCGAGGCGCAGCGGCTGGGCGATCCGCGCTACGCCAACACCTATGCCGCCGGGCTGGTCTACGGGATGCTGGGCCTTGAAACGGATGCATTGAAAGCCAGCGTGCAGGCGCGTTTCGCGCGGGACGAGGGGAATGTTCTTGCGGCGGAGGCCGGGGCCGATGCGGGCCGTACTCTTCAGCACCCCCCGCTGCCGCCGTTGCCTTACTCCCATCCCGAAGGGGCCGCCGTCTTGCACCTGATGGACGGCACGACCGCCTGCGGTTTCGGTTTCCTTGCCGGGGGGTGCAACTTCGTCGCCTCCTATCCGATGTCCCCCTCCACGGGAGTCCTGAACTTTATGGCGGGGATGTCCAAGCGTTTCGAGATCGCCGTGGAGCAGAGCGAGGACGAGATCGCCTCGATCCACCTTGTGATGGGGGCGTGGTACGCCGGTGCACGGGCACTGACGACGACATCGGGCGGCGGGTTCGCGCTGATGGGAGAGGGCATAAGCCTCTCGGGCATCACGGAGACCCCCGCCGTCGTCTACCTGGCGCAGCGGCCCGGCCCGGCGACGGGATTGCCGACCCGCAGTGAACAGGGCGATCTGAACCTCGCGCTGCACTCGGGGCACGGCCCCTTCCCGCGGATTATTCTCGCCCCGGGTTCGCTGCACGAATGCGTCGAACTGGGCCATCTCGCCTTTGAACTGGCCGACCGGTGGCAGCTGCCCGTCATCGTGCTCAGCGACCAGTACCTGGCCGATACGATGGCGATGACCGGCGACGTCGATTTCGCTGCCTTCGAACAGCGCCGTTACATTGCACCCGCATCCGAAACGTACAACCGCTACGCCGACACCCCCTCGGGCATCAGCCCCCGGGCCGTGCCGGGCGGCGGCGAGGGGCTGGTCTGCAGTGACGGGCACGAACACGACGCAAGGGGGCAGATCACCGAGGATTTCCGCGTCCGAGAGGCGATGGTCGCCAAGCGGGCCCGAAAGGCCGAAGGGATCGTGGCCGAGGTGTGGCCGCCGGAGGTGCGCGGCACAGGGAGCATCGCGGTGATCGGTTGGGGCTCGAGCCGCGGTGCGATTGCCGAGGCCCTGGCACGTCTGGGAGACGACCGGACCTGCCAGGTTCATTTTGCCTGGGTGCATCCGCTCAATCCCGAACAGCTCGCCTTCCTGCAGACCTACGACTACCGCATCGTCGTCGAGAACAACGCCGACGGCGCCTTTGCGGAGCAGCTGGCGCTGCACGGTGTCAGGGTCGACCGGCGTATCTTGCAGAGCAACGGTTTCGCCTATTTTGCCGACCAGCTGGCGCAGGAACTCGCCGCCGTCATAAAGGAGCGCGCATGA
- a CDS encoding superoxide dismutase, translating into MAFELMKLPYEETALEPYISAETVSFHYGKHHAGYVAKLNTLINATVFAHVPLLKIIREAEGATFNNAAQVFNHDFYWLGLSSGSTEPSAELSEMIERDFGSMEGFKEAFLAAAAGLFGSGWTWLILRNDNTLVIETTSNADTPVRYGRRPLLVCDVWEHAYYIDRRNARPEYLENWWKLINWRFVSDNLAAEENDPIAGYSQPCNDDSEVCDYVDTMQANETTAT; encoded by the coding sequence ATGGCATTTGAACTGATGAAGCTGCCGTACGAAGAGACGGCGCTGGAACCCTATATCTCTGCCGAAACGGTGTCGTTCCATTACGGGAAACACCATGCCGGCTATGTCGCAAAACTCAACACGCTGATCAACGCGACGGTCTTCGCACATGTCCCGCTGCTCAAGATCATCCGCGAGGCTGAAGGTGCAACCTTCAATAACGCTGCGCAGGTCTTCAACCACGACTTCTACTGGCTGGGCCTCTCCTCCGGGAGCACGGAGCCGTCGGCGGAGCTCTCCGAGATGATCGAGCGCGACTTCGGCTCCATGGAAGGGTTCAAAGAGGCCTTCCTCGCCGCGGCGGCCGGGCTGTTCGGGTCGGGGTGGACCTGGCTTATTCTCAGGAATGATAATACCCTCGTGATTGAAACGACCTCCAACGCGGACACGCCCGTACGCTACGGTCGCCGGCCGCTGCTGGTCTGCGATGTCTGGGAACACGCCTACTACATCGACCGCCGCAACGCCCGGCCGGAGTACCTGGAAAACTGGTGGAAACTGATCAACTGGCGCTTCGTTTCCGACAACCTTGCCGCGGAGGAGAACGACCCTATCGCAGGCTACAGCCAGCCGTGCAATGACGACAGCGAAGTCTGCGACTATGTCGATACGATGCAGGCAAACGAAACGACCGCCACGTAA
- a CDS encoding DMT family transporter → MKQFLSQTDRGVLFMLLSALISALNGAVAKLLGDDLSALEIVFFRNLIGVLIILVMLRHTPPTLPGGKLHLLLLRGFFGFSAMILFFYTITVIPLGEAITLNKTSPLFVSVLAFFLMKEHLNRYALAALLIGFAGVLFISKPTGMLMGYEHFLGLLGGFFAASAYATIKTIRHVYDTRVIVLSFMGVGTLAPLLLFALSPFVSAPDALAFLFPAFFWPTSPKVWGLIAFMALISTLSQWLLTKAYSFSKAGIIGAVSYTNIPFAVGFGIMLGDGFPDAAVWLGIAMIIAAGLLVKKG, encoded by the coding sequence GTGAAGCAGTTCCTCTCCCAGACCGACCGCGGCGTGCTTTTCATGCTGCTCAGCGCCCTCATCTCCGCCCTCAACGGGGCCGTCGCCAAGCTGCTCGGCGACGACCTGAGCGCCCTGGAGATCGTCTTTTTCCGTAACCTCATCGGGGTGCTTATTATCCTCGTGATGCTGCGCCATACTCCCCCGACCCTTCCCGGCGGCAAACTCCACCTGCTCCTGCTGCGCGGCTTTTTCGGCTTCAGCGCGATGATCCTTTTCTTCTATACGATTACCGTCATCCCGCTGGGCGAAGCGATTACGCTCAACAAGACCTCGCCGCTCTTCGTCTCCGTACTGGCCTTTTTCCTGATGAAGGAGCATCTGAACCGTTACGCTCTCGCGGCGCTCCTCATCGGTTTTGCCGGTGTCCTCTTCATCTCCAAGCCGACGGGGATGCTGATGGGGTACGAGCACTTTCTCGGGCTGCTCGGCGGTTTCTTCGCCGCCTCGGCCTACGCCACCATCAAAACGATCCGCCACGTCTACGACACCCGCGTCATCGTCCTTTCGTTCATGGGGGTGGGTACTCTTGCGCCCCTGCTGCTCTTTGCCCTTTCCCCCTTCGTGAGCGCGCCGGATGCCTTGGCGTTCCTCTTTCCCGCGTTCTTCTGGCCGACATCGCCGAAGGTGTGGGGGCTGATCGCCTTCATGGCCCTCATCTCCACCCTCTCGCAGTGGCTGCTTACCAAAGCGTACAGTTTCAGCAAAGCGGGGATCATCGGGGCGGTGAGCTACACGAACATCCCCTTCGCCGTCGGTTTCGGCATCATGCTCGGCGACGGTTTCCCCGACGCCGCCGTCTGGCTCGGCATCGCCATGATCATCGCCGCCGGACTTCTGGTCAAAAAAGGATAA
- a CDS encoding NAD(P)/FAD-dependent oxidoreductase, with translation MQQEHIVILGGGYGGLRAVEHLAGDPRFRITLIDRHPYHYLQTEAYGYIAGRFDIHDITIDLANWCRGFGRHVAFKQAEITGVDPEAKEVVLEHERIPYDSLIVATGARTNFFAFIKGLRENSYGVKNLQRAFAFRQTFEQLVYTKVEETRDPEPAELQIAIGGAGLSGVEIAAEMADVIEKHHKTLGTNAKKIRITLIDAADTILPGMSSYIVNRTAKRLESLGIRILTNAFIDRVEDGAIHLKDGTALSYRFMIFTGGIIANTLQSDVPLETNRLGQIVPDAYLRLSPHMNVYAVGDCVELKDAKGNLLPPTAQTAEKSAEYVAASIRKRLNGDPVSPFHAKVDGVFVALGGRYAVGELFGIIRVSGYTAYLLKKLITKGYYLGLKLRINTGFKKRTEA, from the coding sequence ATGCAGCAAGAGCACATTGTCATTCTCGGCGGCGGTTACGGCGGCTTGCGGGCCGTCGAACATCTCGCCGGCGACCCGCGCTTTCGCATCACGCTGATCGACCGCCACCCCTACCACTACCTGCAGACCGAAGCCTACGGCTACATCGCCGGGCGCTTCGACATCCACGACATCACGATAGACCTTGCGAACTGGTGCCGGGGCTTCGGCCGGCATGTCGCTTTCAAGCAGGCGGAAATCACCGGCGTCGACCCGGAGGCGAAGGAAGTCGTTTTGGAACATGAACGCATCCCCTATGACAGCCTTATCGTCGCCACCGGGGCACGCACGAACTTCTTCGCGTTTATCAAGGGCCTGCGCGAAAACAGCTACGGGGTCAAGAACCTCCAGCGCGCCTTCGCCTTCCGCCAGACCTTCGAACAGCTCGTCTACACCAAGGTCGAAGAGACCCGCGACCCAGAGCCGGCCGAGCTGCAGATCGCCATCGGCGGGGCGGGGCTCAGCGGCGTCGAGATCGCCGCGGAAATGGCCGACGTCATCGAAAAACACCACAAGACCCTCGGTACCAATGCGAAGAAGATCAGGATCACCCTCATCGACGCGGCCGACACGATCCTGCCGGGGATGAGCAGCTATATTGTCAACCGTACGGCAAAGCGCCTGGAATCGCTGGGAATCCGGATCCTGACCAACGCCTTTATCGACCGGGTCGAGGATGGCGCCATCCACCTCAAAGACGGCACGGCCCTCTCCTACCGTTTTATGATCTTCACCGGGGGGATCATCGCCAATACGCTGCAGAGCGACGTGCCCCTTGAGACAAACCGGCTGGGCCAGATCGTTCCCGATGCCTATTTGCGCCTCTCCCCCCACATGAATGTCTACGCGGTCGGCGACTGCGTCGAACTCAAAGACGCGAAAGGCAACCTTCTCCCGCCGACGGCCCAGACGGCAGAAAAGAGCGCTGAGTACGTCGCCGCCTCCATCCGCAAACGCCTGAACGGCGACCCTGTTTCCCCATTCCACGCCAAGGTCGACGGCGTCTTTGTCGCCCTGGGCGGCCGCTACGCGGTCGGCGAGCTCTTCGGCATCATCCGCGTCAGCGGCTACACGGCCTACCTGCTGAAAAAACTGATCACCAAGGGGTACTACCTCGGGCTCAAACTGCGCATCAACACCGGCTTCAAAAAACGCACAGAGGCCTGA
- a CDS encoding AraC family transcriptional regulator has protein sequence MKKETLRHHAHIVNDALYYIYRHIDSPITLEVLAERNRTSVYHFHRIFKEVTGRNFYDTLQSIRLQKAANLLIVNKKEKVSMIAQQCGYSTHSAFIRAFRQRYALTPTQWREGGYLAFSRENIRYSDNVPRIASNFTGLKPAIVKMPAIRVAYIRHRGYNRSIADVWQRLYAYAVEHGLEQARQIGLHHDNPSIVPLEECAYVAAIEIPDDFEVSGSVSSFVIPSSLCARFTMQGRYGEVPNLIRYIYHTWLPESGFEAKTLPPYVVYRRNHFLEADERFDLDFYLPVSVI, from the coding sequence ATGAAGAAAGAGACGCTGCGCCACCACGCCCACATCGTCAACGATGCGTTGTATTACATCTACCGCCATATCGATTCGCCGATCACCCTGGAGGTGCTCGCAGAGCGCAACCGCACGAGCGTCTACCATTTCCACCGGATCTTCAAGGAGGTGACGGGGCGCAACTTCTACGATACCCTGCAGTCCATCCGGCTGCAGAAGGCGGCGAACCTGCTCATCGTCAACAAGAAAGAGAAAGTCTCAATGATCGCGCAGCAGTGCGGCTACAGCACGCATTCGGCCTTTATCCGGGCCTTCAGGCAGCGCTATGCCCTGACGCCGACGCAGTGGCGCGAAGGGGGCTACCTCGCTTTTTCGCGGGAGAATATCCGCTACTCCGACAATGTGCCGCGGATCGCGTCGAATTTTACGGGGCTCAAACCGGCCATCGTCAAAATGCCCGCCATCCGCGTCGCCTACATCCGCCACCGCGGCTACAACCGTTCCATTGCCGACGTCTGGCAGCGGCTCTATGCCTACGCGGTCGAACACGGCCTGGAACAGGCCCGGCAGATCGGGCTGCACCACGACAACCCCTCGATCGTGCCGCTTGAGGAGTGCGCCTACGTCGCTGCTATCGAGATCCCCGACGACTTTGAGGTGTCGGGTTCCGTCTCCAGCTTCGTCATCCCCTCGTCGCTCTGCGCGCGCTTCACGATGCAGGGGCGCTACGGCGAGGTCCCGAACCTGATCCGCTACATCTACCATACGTGGCTGCCCGAGAGCGGCTTCGAAGCGAAGACCCTGCCGCCCTACGTCGTCTACCGCCGGAACCATTTTCTCGAAGCCGACGAACGTTTCGACCTCGATTTCTACCTGCCCGTCAGCGTCATCTGA
- a CDS encoding PLP-dependent aminotransferase family protein produces MKRQFIREILDVITADTISFAGGLPDADLFPLDAFKTAADRVLSEPASLQYSRSQGYAPLREKIAERYCAAGFETRAEEILITTGSQQAINLIALSMLPYGVTVELPAYLGALSAFRLAKVKTEGVALEHDGIAMTPLRRSIARTGAAYLIPDFQNPTGLRYSAAKRQAVAKAVLDADALLIEDAPYSELYFDHASLPISATMPERSFHLGSFSKILAPGLRVGWVRASEANLRRLLVVKEAIDLHTSTLDQRLIDAFWETEGLDRHLSSLRIHYRAKKNALSNALRTQLPDFVFDEPRGGMFLYGRLPGFDTKTLVNRCLERGVAFVPGSEFYPGTPALDELRLNFTHTDPAQMHRGVGLMADAYREQIVSKITGVARATA; encoded by the coding sequence ATGAAACGCCAATTTATCCGGGAGATCCTGGATGTTATCACCGCGGACACCATCTCCTTCGCCGGAGGGCTTCCCGACGCCGACCTCTTCCCCCTCGACGCCTTCAAAACGGCGGCCGACCGCGTCCTCTCCGAGCCGGCCAGCCTGCAGTACTCGCGTTCGCAGGGGTACGCCCCCCTGCGCGAAAAGATCGCCGAGCGCTACTGCGCCGCGGGCTTTGAAACCCGCGCGGAGGAGATTCTCATCACCACAGGCTCACAGCAGGCCATCAACCTCATAGCCTTGAGCATGCTTCCCTACGGGGTCACCGTCGAACTGCCCGCCTACCTCGGGGCGCTCAGCGCGTTCCGGCTGGCAAAAGTCAAGACCGAGGGGGTCGCGCTGGAACACGACGGCATCGCAATGACACCGTTGAGACGCAGCATCGCCAGGACGGGAGCGGCCTACCTGATCCCAGACTTCCAGAACCCGACGGGGCTGCGCTACAGTGCCGCCAAACGCCAGGCCGTCGCCAAGGCGGTGCTGGACGCAGACGCGCTGCTGATCGAAGACGCACCCTACAGCGAGCTCTATTTCGACCATGCCTCCCTGCCCATCAGCGCAACCATGCCCGAACGCAGCTTCCACCTGGGCTCCTTTTCGAAGATCCTGGCCCCCGGCCTGCGGGTCGGGTGGGTCCGGGCCAGCGAGGCGAACCTGCGGCGGCTGCTCGTCGTCAAAGAGGCGATCGACCTGCATACGTCGACACTGGACCAGCGCCTGATCGACGCGTTTTGGGAGACCGAGGGGCTTGACCGCCACCTCTCATCGCTGCGCATCCATTACCGGGCTAAAAAAAACGCGCTCTCCAACGCACTGCGCACCCAGCTGCCCGACTTCGTTTTTGACGAGCCCCGCGGCGGCATGTTCCTCTACGGGAGGCTGCCCGGCTTTGACACGAAAACATTGGTCAACCGCTGCTTGGAGCGCGGGGTCGCCTTCGTCCCCGGCAGCGAGTTCTACCCCGGCACGCCTGCGCTCGACGAGCTCCGGCTCAATTTCACCCACACCGACCCGGCGCAGATGCACCGCGGCGTCGGACTGATGGCCGATGCCTACCGCGAACAGATCGTTTCGAAAATAACGGGGGTGGCCAGGGCCACTGCATGA
- a CDS encoding Spy/CpxP family protein refolding chaperone produces the protein MKPFTKMAVIAAASLAFATTAAAACGGQSTPQGMHGTADNKMHIARKVVNAVSQTGLSAAQTQAVTDAINTFKAKQMTRKAAKTFPIDAFGEKAFDAKQFKAAQQKQFDAKIDAMTELFTTIYAVLTPEQRPVFKRAFTAPMVKMMIKRNMIKGGMKSGGGMQKSGMKGAGMKNSNMKCGGMKCGGMSH, from the coding sequence ATGAAACCCTTCACAAAAATGGCCGTTATCGCGGCCGCCAGCCTCGCTTTTGCCACGACGGCAGCCGCTGCCTGCGGCGGCCAAAGCACTCCGCAGGGCATGCACGGCACCGCCGACAACAAAATGCATATCGCCCGCAAAGTCGTCAATGCCGTCAGCCAGACGGGGCTCAGTGCCGCTCAGACACAGGCCGTCACCGACGCCATCAACACCTTCAAAGCCAAACAGATGACACGCAAAGCCGCCAAAACATTCCCCATCGACGCCTTCGGGGAAAAAGCCTTTGATGCCAAGCAGTTCAAAGCGGCGCAACAGAAGCAGTTCGATGCCAAGATCGACGCCATGACCGAACTCTTCACCACCATCTACGCCGTGTTGACTCCGGAACAGCGCCCCGTCTTCAAGCGCGCCTTCACCGCACCGATGGTCAAGATGATGATCAAACGCAACATGATCAAAGGTGGTATGAAAAGCGGCGGCGGCATGCAAAAGAGCGGCATGAAAGGCGCGGGCATGAAAAACAGCAATATGAAATGCGGGGGGATGAAGTGCGGCGGCATGTCCCACTGA
- a CDS encoding DUF1924 domain-containing protein yields MKSILIAVVCASSLMAASPEVGNYMQQLQTEASEPFDAARGEALFTAEQIGKKGTKIACTSCHGSDLTQKGKNVNTGKIIDALSPGANPARLTSLKEVKKWLRRNFKDVYNREGTAQEKGDVLTYIMQYR; encoded by the coding sequence ATGAAATCCATTCTGATCGCCGTCGTCTGCGCTTCGTCCCTTATGGCGGCGAGCCCGGAAGTCGGCAACTACATGCAACAGCTTCAGACAGAAGCGTCCGAACCGTTTGACGCCGCGCGCGGCGAAGCGCTCTTTACCGCCGAACAGATCGGCAAAAAAGGGACGAAGATCGCCTGCACCAGTTGCCACGGCAGCGACCTGACCCAAAAAGGGAAAAACGTCAATACCGGCAAGATCATCGACGCGCTCTCCCCGGGAGCCAACCCCGCGCGCCTCACTTCGCTCAAAGAGGTCAAAAAATGGCTGCGCCGTAACTTCAAGGATGTCTATAACCGCGAGGGAACGGCCCAGGAAAAAGGTGATGTCCTCACCTACATCATGCAATACCGCTAA
- a CDS encoding cytochrome C: MKKHLFVITCALLAVGSVYLAADDHYEKHNAQRYEKTAAEDAVTSGGQKRSTAPVETTSARLYKNECGACHMAYQPGLLPRASWTRMMVSLGDHFGTDATLEPADAAELAAYLDANAYVSAPSSKHMARIAKSVSADAPMQISQAGYFVKEHRRIPQRAIVQPDVKSLANCNACHTKAENGSYREREIFIPNYGRWDD; this comes from the coding sequence ATGAAAAAGCATCTCTTTGTTATCACGTGCGCACTGCTGGCAGTCGGTTCGGTCTACCTCGCGGCGGATGACCATTACGAAAAACACAATGCGCAGAGGTATGAAAAAACCGCTGCCGAGGATGCCGTCACGTCCGGCGGCCAAAAACGCAGCACAGCACCGGTCGAAACGACCTCCGCGCGTCTTTACAAAAACGAGTGCGGCGCCTGCCATATGGCCTACCAGCCGGGCCTGCTCCCCCGTGCCTCCTGGACACGTATGATGGTGTCGCTTGGGGACCATTTCGGGACCGATGCAACCCTTGAGCCGGCCGATGCGGCAGAGCTTGCCGCCTATCTCGACGCGAATGCCTACGTAAGCGCGCCTTCATCGAAACATATGGCGAGGATCGCCAAATCCGTCTCCGCGGACGCGCCGATGCAGATTAGCCAAGCCGGCTACTTCGTCAAGGAACACCGAAGAATTCCGCAACGCGCTATCGTTCAGCCCGATGTCAAGAGTCTTGCGAACTGCAACGCCTGCCATACGAAGGCCGAAAACGGTAGCTACCGTGAACGGGAGATCTTTATCCCGAACTACGGGCGCTGGGACGACTGA
- a CDS encoding cytochrome b/b6 domain-containing protein: MKNSYIWSLPTRLFHGLLVLFILGAYLSAEEESWLLWHAAFGFAVGALLLFRIVWGFWGPEHSRFADFDLKLSSLKTYMLTLLNSHKTYAGHNPAASFAVIGIIAVTLLLVLTGLLTYGVQENRGLFAFLHGTFFKKMELFEELHELLGALLYLLIGAHIAGVFLDRLLHPSHGTLRSIVSGYKPIEGRSVKLTFFQKAIALLGIGLALATPVYLLTVRDNPLTATHTAAVDYRTEHPLFANECAACHTLYPPSLLPGRSWRRLMADLENHFGDDASLEAAETQNILAYLVANAAEHATSEAAFKLSASMSNMDIIAVTQTPFWKKTHRRIAADIFARDAVKGRANCKACHSDVERGLLEDTNITIPGERS; the protein is encoded by the coding sequence ATGAAAAATAGCTATATCTGGAGTCTGCCAACACGCCTCTTCCACGGGCTGCTCGTGCTCTTTATCCTCGGTGCCTACCTGAGCGCCGAAGAGGAGAGCTGGCTGCTCTGGCACGCGGCGTTCGGTTTCGCCGTCGGTGCCCTGCTGCTTTTCCGTATCGTCTGGGGCTTTTGGGGGCCGGAGCATTCCCGTTTCGCCGATTTCGACCTGAAACTCTCCTCGTTGAAGACCTACATGCTGACGCTGCTAAACTCGCACAAAACGTACGCAGGCCATAACCCCGCCGCCAGTTTCGCCGTGATCGGTATTATCGCCGTGACACTGCTGCTCGTGCTGACGGGCCTGCTCACCTACGGTGTCCAGGAGAACCGCGGGCTCTTCGCTTTCCTGCACGGCACGTTTTTCAAGAAGATGGAACTGTTCGAGGAACTCCATGAACTCCTCGGGGCCCTGCTTTATCTCCTCATAGGGGCCCATATCGCAGGCGTTTTCCTCGACCGTCTCCTGCACCCTTCCCACGGCACGCTGCGCTCCATTGTCAGCGGATACAAACCCATTGAAGGCCGCAGTGTCAAACTGACATTCTTTCAAAAAGCCATCGCGCTACTGGGCATTGGGCTCGCCCTCGCGACCCCCGTTTACCTGCTGACGGTGCGCGACAACCCCCTTACCGCCACACACACGGCCGCCGTCGATTACCGAACGGAGCATCCGCTCTTCGCCAACGAATGCGCGGCGTGCCATACCCTTTATCCCCCCTCGCTGCTACCCGGCCGTTCCTGGCGGCGCCTGATGGCGGATCTGGAGAACCATTTCGGCGACGATGCCTCGCTGGAGGCGGCCGAGACCCAAAACATCCTGGCCTACCTTGTCGCCAACGCGGCGGAACACGCCACCTCCGAGGCCGCCTTCAAGCTATCGGCCTCTATGTCAAATATGGATATCATAGCAGTGACGCAGACACCGTTCTGGAAAAAGACCCACCGCAGGATCGCCGCGGACATTTTCGCACGCGACGCGGTCAAAGGCAGGGCCAACTGCAAAGCCTGCCACAGCGACGTTGAACGCGGCCTGCTCGAGGATACGAATATCACGATACCGGGAGAAAGGAGTTGA
- a CDS encoding Spy/CpxP family protein refolding chaperone: protein MRFIVLIALLFTLLAADHDDHREHHMPMDISYLDLTPQQHERVEKIARDYRKAHHRLNRLEAQTRDSVRALFEAERFDRTKFLELTTALQNENDKVQADFFEALHAVLTPMQRKRFTPYLEEWERD from the coding sequence ATGCGTTTCATCGTTCTGATTGCCCTGCTTTTCACCCTGCTGGCGGCGGACCACGACGACCACCGCGAACACCACATGCCGATGGACATCAGCTACCTCGACCTCACTCCGCAGCAGCATGAACGCGTCGAGAAGATCGCCCGCGACTACCGCAAAGCCCATCACCGCCTCAACCGCCTCGAAGCACAGACCCGCGACTCCGTCAGGGCCCTCTTCGAAGCCGAACGTTTCGACCGGACAAAATTTCTCGAACTGACTACGGCGCTGCAGAACGAAAACGACAAAGTCCAGGCGGATTTTTTCGAAGCGCTCCACGCCGTTTTGACCCCGATGCAGCGCAAACGCTTCACCCCCTACCTGGAGGAGTGGGAACGTGACTAA